DNA from Dietzia lutea:
CGCCACGTCCATCCCCGGCGTCTTCGCCTGCGGCGACCTCGTCGACAAGCGCTACCGCCAGGCCATCACCGCCGCCGGTTCCGGCTGCTCCGCGTCGATCGACGCCGAGCGCTGGCTCGCCGAGCAGGCCTGACCCCCAGCCACCCACACCTCCACCGAAAGGACCGCCAGCATGGCCGACACCCCTAACATCGTCGACGTCACCGAGGCCGACTTCGCCGACGCCGTCCTCGCCGCCAGCGCCTCCAAGCCGGTGCTCGTGGACTTCTGGGCCACCTGGTGCCGTCCGTGCACGATGATGGCCCCGGTCCTCAACGAGCTCGCGGGCGCCGAGTGCGACAAGCTCACCGTCGCCAAGGTGGACGTCGAGGCCAACCAGGAGCTCGCCGCCGAGTACCAGATCACGGCGATCCCCGCGCTCCTGCTGTTCTCCGAGGGCCAGCCCGTCAAGCGCCTCACCGGCGCCAAGTCCAAGTCGGCCCTGCGCTCGGAGCTGGGCGACATCCTGGGTTCCTGAGCGTCTCTCCGAGTGCGTCTGAGAGCCCCCTGAGCGGTCCCCCGCCGCCCGGCGCGGAGACGGCATTCAGGAGGGCGACGCGGTAAGTTCATGCGGGTACGTAACTCGAGGAGAGCGGGAGGAGCCCCATGGCGTGGAGGCGTGGTGACCGTGGGCCCGAGGTGGCCGCGATCCGGGCCACCCTCGCGGGGATGGGTCTGCTGCACAACATCGATTCGGTCGGGATCACCGAGCCGGAGACCGGCTCGATCCTCGCCCGGACCGATGCGGTGTTCGACGCCGATCTGGAGACGGCCGTTCTGGCCTTCCAGCAGGCCCGTGGGCTGATCTCCGACGGAATCGTGGGCCCGGCCACCCAGGCCGCGCTCGACGACGCCAGCCACGTCCTGGGGACCCGGGACCTAAGCTATCTCGTCTCCAAGCCGATGGCCGGGGACGACGTCGCCCAGCTCCAGCGGCGTCTCGGAGAGCTCGGGTTCTACGCGGGGCTCGTCGACGGGACCTTCGGTGCCCTCACCCACGCGGCGGTCACCGACTTCCAGCGGGACTGCGCCCTCGACGCCGACGGCGTGGTGGGCGCCGAGACCCTCGACACCATCAACCGCTTCTCAACCCTCTTCAAGGGCGGCGATGTGGCGTCCCTCGTGGAGAAGGAGCGCGCCCGCACGTCCGGGCCGATGCTCGCCGGGAAGCGCATCGTGCTCGACCCCGGCCCCAGCGGTTCCGAGAACCCGATCCGCATCGAGACGCCGTACGGGACCATCACGGACGCCGAGCTCCTGTGGGACATCACCCGCCGCCTCTCCGAGCGCATGAACCAGGCCGGCGTGGAGGTCTTCCTCTCGCGGCCCGAGGCGATGATCCCCACCGATCCCGAGCGCGCGGAGATCGCCAACGCGTTCAACGCCGACCTCATCATCTCCCTGCGGCTCGACCGCCACCCCAACCCGGTGGGCA
Protein-coding regions in this window:
- the trxA gene encoding thioredoxin, with the protein product MADTPNIVDVTEADFADAVLAASASKPVLVDFWATWCRPCTMMAPVLNELAGAECDKLTVAKVDVEANQELAAEYQITAIPALLLFSEGQPVKRLTGAKSKSALRSELGDILGS
- a CDS encoding N-acetylmuramoyl-L-alanine amidase, encoding MAWRRGDRGPEVAAIRATLAGMGLLHNIDSVGITEPETGSILARTDAVFDADLETAVLAFQQARGLISDGIVGPATQAALDDASHVLGTRDLSYLVSKPMAGDDVAQLQRRLGELGFYAGLVDGTFGALTHAAVTDFQRDCALDADGVVGAETLDTINRFSTLFKGGDVASLVEKERARTSGPMLAGKRIVLDPGPSGSENPIRIETPYGTITDAELLWDITRRLSERMNQAGVEVFLSRPEAMIPTDPERAEIANAFNADLIISLRLDRHPNPVGNGVATFYFGNSLGAESMLGEALSGFIQREIVSRTELRDCRTHGRSWPLLRMTRMPSVQIYLGYAHNAGDLAILGDRNAQDTIIDSILVGVKRLYLLDEDDHPTGSMSVDDLIDYEQRQRS